The following coding sequences lie in one Globicephala melas chromosome 15, mGloMel1.2, whole genome shotgun sequence genomic window:
- the LAT gene encoding linker for activation of T-cells family member 1 isoform X4, protein MEAGSLVLFVLGLLLLPLLAVLLMALCVRCRELPGSYNTAASDGLTPSSIVIKPPPTAASWPPATSYPPVTYLLQSQPDLLRIPRSPQAPGGSPRMPSSQQDSDGANSVASYENEGASGAPAALVGRRLGPVLGSADPVSLPTPEAVCEDADEDEDEEDYPEGYLVVLPDNVPATGAAVPPAPASSNPGLRDSAFSMESGEDYVNVPESEESADASLDGSREYVNVSQELPPVARTEPAGRSSQEVEGEEAPDYENLQIH, encoded by the exons ATGGAGGCAGGCAGCCTGGTCCTCTTTGTGCTGGGCCTCCTGCTGCTGCCTCTCTTGGCTGTGCTGCTGATGGCATTGTGTGTGCGTTGCCGAGAGCTGCCAG GCTCATATAACACTGCTGCCTCCGATGG TTTGACCCCAAGTAGCATCGTGATCAAACCGCCTC CCACAGCCGCCTCCTGGCCACCAGCCACTTCCTACCCGCCTGTGACCTACCTGCTCCAGAGCCAGCCAGACCTGCTCCGCATCCC GAGATCCCCACAGGCCCCCGGAGGCTCCCCCCGCATGCCGTCTTCCCAGCAGGACTCAGATGGTG CCAACAGTGTGGCCAGCTATGAGAACGAGGGTGCGTCAGGGGCCCCGGCGGCCCTGGTtgggaggaggctggggcctGTCCTGGGCTCCGCTGACCCTGTGTCGTTACCCACCCCAGAGGCAGTCTGTGAGGATGCGGACGAAGATGAGGATGAGGAAGACTATCCCGAGGGCTACTT GGTCGTGCTTCCTGACAACGTCCCGGCCACTGGCGCCGCCGTCCCACCAGCTCCTGCGTCCAGCAACCCTGGCCTCCGAGATAGCGCCTTCTCCA TGGAGTCGGGGGAAGATTACGTGAATGTCCCTGAGAGTGAGGAGAGCGCGGATGCGTCTCTGG ATGGGAGCCGGGAGTACGTGAACGTGTCCCAGGAGCTGCCGCCCGTGGCGAGGACCGAGCCTG CCGGCCGGAGTTCCCAGGAGGTGGAGGGTGAGGAAGCTCCAGATTACGAGAATCTGCAGATCCACTGA
- the LAT gene encoding linker for activation of T-cells family member 1 isoform X2, with product MEAGSLVLFVLGLLLLPLLAVLLMALCVRCRELPGEWVLVGCPGTQTHRQGSSPHAPTPLSLFNFRVAESPILHHPLPSSPPFPASRALSSPGSYNTAASDGLTPSSIVIKPPPTAASWPPATSYPPVTYLLQSQPDLLRIPRSPQAPGGSPRMPSSQQDSDGANSVASYENEGASGAPAALVGRRLGPVLGSADPVSLPTPEAVCEDADEDEDEEDYPEGYLVVLPDNVPATGAAVPPAPASSNPGLRDSAFSMESGEDYVNVPESEESADASLDGSREYVNVSQELPPVARTEPGVCRGSRPEFPGGGG from the exons ATGGAGGCAGGCAGCCTGGTCCTCTTTGTGCTGGGCCTCCTGCTGCTGCCTCTCTTGGCTGTGCTGCTGATGGCATTGTGTGTGCGTTGCCGAGAGCTGCCAGGTGAGTGGGTACTGGTGGGGTGTCCAGGTACTCAGACACACCGACAGGGATCCTCACCCCACGCCCCAACTCCTTTGTCCCTCTTTAACTTTCGAGTCGCTGAGAGCCCCATACTCCATCACCCTCTGCCCTCGTCACCCCCTTTTCCTGCCTCACGGGCCCTCTCTTCCCCAGGCTCATATAACACTGCTGCCTCCGATGG TTTGACCCCAAGTAGCATCGTGATCAAACCGCCTC CCACAGCCGCCTCCTGGCCACCAGCCACTTCCTACCCGCCTGTGACCTACCTGCTCCAGAGCCAGCCAGACCTGCTCCGCATCCC GAGATCCCCACAGGCCCCCGGAGGCTCCCCCCGCATGCCGTCTTCCCAGCAGGACTCAGATGGTG CCAACAGTGTGGCCAGCTATGAGAACGAGGGTGCGTCAGGGGCCCCGGCGGCCCTGGTtgggaggaggctggggcctGTCCTGGGCTCCGCTGACCCTGTGTCGTTACCCACCCCAGAGGCAGTCTGTGAGGATGCGGACGAAGATGAGGATGAGGAAGACTATCCCGAGGGCTACTT GGTCGTGCTTCCTGACAACGTCCCGGCCACTGGCGCCGCCGTCCCACCAGCTCCTGCGTCCAGCAACCCTGGCCTCCGAGATAGCGCCTTCTCCA TGGAGTCGGGGGAAGATTACGTGAATGTCCCTGAGAGTGAGGAGAGCGCGGATGCGTCTCTGG ATGGGAGCCGGGAGTACGTGAACGTGTCCCAGGAGCTGCCGCCCGTGGCGAGGACCGAGCCTGGTGTGTGTCGGGGGAG CCGGCCGGAGTTCCCAGGAGGTGGAGGGTGA
- the LAT gene encoding linker for activation of T-cells family member 1 isoform X1 produces the protein MEAGSLVLFVLGLLLLPLLAVLLMALCVRCRELPGEWVLVGCPGTQTHRQGSSPHAPTPLSLFNFRVAESPILHHPLPSSPPFPASRALSSPGSYNTAASDGLTPSSIVIKPPPTAASWPPATSYPPVTYLLQSQPDLLRIPRSPQAPGGSPRMPSSQQDSDGANSVASYENEGASGAPAALVGRRLGPVLGSADPVSLPTPEAVCEDADEDEDEEDYPEGYLVVLPDNVPATGAAVPPAPASSNPGLRDSAFSMESGEDYVNVPESEESADASLDGSREYVNVSQELPPVARTEPAGRSSQEVEGEEAPDYENLQIH, from the exons ATGGAGGCAGGCAGCCTGGTCCTCTTTGTGCTGGGCCTCCTGCTGCTGCCTCTCTTGGCTGTGCTGCTGATGGCATTGTGTGTGCGTTGCCGAGAGCTGCCAGGTGAGTGGGTACTGGTGGGGTGTCCAGGTACTCAGACACACCGACAGGGATCCTCACCCCACGCCCCAACTCCTTTGTCCCTCTTTAACTTTCGAGTCGCTGAGAGCCCCATACTCCATCACCCTCTGCCCTCGTCACCCCCTTTTCCTGCCTCACGGGCCCTCTCTTCCCCAGGCTCATATAACACTGCTGCCTCCGATGG TTTGACCCCAAGTAGCATCGTGATCAAACCGCCTC CCACAGCCGCCTCCTGGCCACCAGCCACTTCCTACCCGCCTGTGACCTACCTGCTCCAGAGCCAGCCAGACCTGCTCCGCATCCC GAGATCCCCACAGGCCCCCGGAGGCTCCCCCCGCATGCCGTCTTCCCAGCAGGACTCAGATGGTG CCAACAGTGTGGCCAGCTATGAGAACGAGGGTGCGTCAGGGGCCCCGGCGGCCCTGGTtgggaggaggctggggcctGTCCTGGGCTCCGCTGACCCTGTGTCGTTACCCACCCCAGAGGCAGTCTGTGAGGATGCGGACGAAGATGAGGATGAGGAAGACTATCCCGAGGGCTACTT GGTCGTGCTTCCTGACAACGTCCCGGCCACTGGCGCCGCCGTCCCACCAGCTCCTGCGTCCAGCAACCCTGGCCTCCGAGATAGCGCCTTCTCCA TGGAGTCGGGGGAAGATTACGTGAATGTCCCTGAGAGTGAGGAGAGCGCGGATGCGTCTCTGG ATGGGAGCCGGGAGTACGTGAACGTGTCCCAGGAGCTGCCGCCCGTGGCGAGGACCGAGCCTG CCGGCCGGAGTTCCCAGGAGGTGGAGGGTGAGGAAGCTCCAGATTACGAGAATCTGCAGATCCACTGA
- the LAT gene encoding linker for activation of T-cells family member 1 isoform X3, translating to MEAGSLVLFVLGLLLLPLLAVLLMALCVRCRELPGEWVLVGCPGTQTHRQGSSPHAPTPLSLFNFRVAESPILHHPLPSSPPFPASRALSSPGSYNTAASDGLTPSSIVIKPPPTAASWPPATSYPPVTYLLQSQPDLLRIPRSPQAPGGSPRMPSSQQDSDGANSVASYENEEAVCEDADEDEDEEDYPEGYLVVLPDNVPATGAAVPPAPASSNPGLRDSAFSMESGEDYVNVPESEESADASLDGSREYVNVSQELPPVARTEPAGRSSQEVEGEEAPDYENLQIH from the exons ATGGAGGCAGGCAGCCTGGTCCTCTTTGTGCTGGGCCTCCTGCTGCTGCCTCTCTTGGCTGTGCTGCTGATGGCATTGTGTGTGCGTTGCCGAGAGCTGCCAGGTGAGTGGGTACTGGTGGGGTGTCCAGGTACTCAGACACACCGACAGGGATCCTCACCCCACGCCCCAACTCCTTTGTCCCTCTTTAACTTTCGAGTCGCTGAGAGCCCCATACTCCATCACCCTCTGCCCTCGTCACCCCCTTTTCCTGCCTCACGGGCCCTCTCTTCCCCAGGCTCATATAACACTGCTGCCTCCGATGG TTTGACCCCAAGTAGCATCGTGATCAAACCGCCTC CCACAGCCGCCTCCTGGCCACCAGCCACTTCCTACCCGCCTGTGACCTACCTGCTCCAGAGCCAGCCAGACCTGCTCCGCATCCC GAGATCCCCACAGGCCCCCGGAGGCTCCCCCCGCATGCCGTCTTCCCAGCAGGACTCAGATGGTG CCAACAGTGTGGCCAGCTATGAGAACGAGG AGGCAGTCTGTGAGGATGCGGACGAAGATGAGGATGAGGAAGACTATCCCGAGGGCTACTT GGTCGTGCTTCCTGACAACGTCCCGGCCACTGGCGCCGCCGTCCCACCAGCTCCTGCGTCCAGCAACCCTGGCCTCCGAGATAGCGCCTTCTCCA TGGAGTCGGGGGAAGATTACGTGAATGTCCCTGAGAGTGAGGAGAGCGCGGATGCGTCTCTGG ATGGGAGCCGGGAGTACGTGAACGTGTCCCAGGAGCTGCCGCCCGTGGCGAGGACCGAGCCTG CCGGCCGGAGTTCCCAGGAGGTGGAGGGTGAGGAAGCTCCAGATTACGAGAATCTGCAGATCCACTGA
- the SPNS1 gene encoding protein spinster homolog 1 isoform X2, with amino-acid sequence MGNPKSEDPEVPDREGLQRITGLSSGRSALIVAVLCYINLLNYMDRFTVAGVLPDIEQFFDIGDSSSGLIQTVFISSYMVLAPVFGYLGDRYNRKYLMCGGIAFWSLVTLGSSFIPRERFWLLLLTRGLVGVGEASYSTIAPTLIADLFVADQRSRMLSVFYFAIPVGSGLGYIAGSKVKDVAGDWHWALRVTPGLGVLAVVLLFLVVREPPRGAVERHSHSPPLNPTSWWEDLRALARNPSFILSSLGFTAVAFVTGSLALWAPAFLLRSRVVLGETPPCLPGDSCSSSDSLIFGLITCLTGVLGVGLGVEISRRLRRSNPRADPLVCAAGLLGSSPFLFLSLACARGSIVATYIFIFIGETLLSMNWAIVADILLYVVIPTRRSTAEAFQIVLSHLLGDAGSPYLIGLISDRLRQGWPPSFLSEFRALQFSLMLCAFMGALGGAAFLGAAIFIEGDRRRAQLHVQGLLCEAGPADDRIVVPQRGRSTRVPVSSVLI; translated from the exons ATGGGGAACCCGAAGTCCGAGGATCCCGAAGTCCCAGACCGGGAAGGACTGCAGCGCATCACGGGCTTGTCTTCGGGCCGTTCGGCTCTCATAGTGGCCGTGCTGTGCTACATCAACCTCCTGAACTACATGGACCGCTTCACCGTGGCTG GCGTCCTTCCGGACATTGAGCAGTTTTTCGACATCGGAGACAGTAGCTCTGGCCTTATCCAGACGG TGTTCATCTCCAGTTACATGGTGTTGGCACCTGTGTTTGGCTACCTGGGTGACAGGTACAATCGGAAGTACCTCATGTGCGGGGGCATTGCCTTCTGGTCCCTGGTGACACTGGGGTCGTCCTTCATCCCCAGAGAG CGATTCTGGCTGCTCCTCCTGACCCGGGGCCTGGTGGGGGTCGGGGAGGCCAGTTACTCCACCATCGCGCCCACCCTCATCGCTGACCTCTTCGTGGCAGACCAGCGGAGTCGGATGCTCAGCGTGTTCTACTTTGCCATCCCTGTGGGCAG TGGTCTGGGTTACATTGCAGGCTCCAAAGTGAAGGATGTGGCCGGGGACTGGCACTGGGCTCTGCGG GTGACACCAGGTCTAGGAGTGCTGGCTGTTGTGCTGCTGTTCCTGGTAGTACGGGAGCCACCAAGGGGAGCTGTGGAGCGCCACTCACACTCACCACCCCTGAACCCCACCTCGTGGTGGGAAGATCTGAGGGCTCTGGCAAGAAA TCCTAGTTTCATCCTGTCTTCCCTTggtttcactgctgtggcctttgtCACGGGCTCCCTGGCTCTTTGGGCTCCTGCTTTCTTGCTGCGTTCCCGTGTGGTCTTGGGGGAGACCCCCCCCTGCCTTCCTGGAGACTCCTGCTCTTCCTCTGACAG cctcaTCTTTGGGCTCATCACCTGCCTCACCGGGGTCCTGGGTGTGGGCCTGGGCGTGGAGATCAGCCGCCGACTCCGCCGCTCCAACCCCCGGGCTGACCCGCTGGTTTGTGCTGCTGGCCTCCTGGGCTCTTCAcccttcctcttcctgtcccTCGCCTGTGCCCGTGGTAGCATCGTGGCCACCTAT attttcatttttattggagagACACTGCTGTCCATGAACTGGGCCATTGTGGCTGACATTCTGCTG TACGTGGTGATCCCCACACGCCGCTCCACTGCTGAAGCCTTTCAGATCGTGCTGTCCCACCTGTTGGGTGACGCTGGGAGCCCTTACCTGATTGGCTTG ATCTCCGACCGCCTCCGCCAGGGCTGGCCCCCCTCCTTCTTGTCTGAGTTCCGGGCCCTGCAGTTCTCGCTCATGCTCTGTGCCTTCATGGGGGCACTGGGCGGCGCGGCCTTCCTGGGCGCTGCCATCTTCATTGAGGGCGACCGCCGGCGGGCCCAGCTGCACGTGCAGG GTCTGTTGTGTGAGGCCGGGCCGGCTGATGACCGCATTGTGGTGCCCCAGAGAGGACGCTCCACCCGGGTCCCCGTGTCCAGTGTGCTCATCTGA
- the SPNS1 gene encoding protein spinster homolog 1 isoform X1, whose amino-acid sequence MRWAPTRGGIVGGTVARAGAAPGTMSGSDTAPFLSQADDTDDGPAPGTPGLPGSMGNPKSEDPEVPDREGLQRITGLSSGRSALIVAVLCYINLLNYMDRFTVAGVLPDIEQFFDIGDSSSGLIQTVFISSYMVLAPVFGYLGDRYNRKYLMCGGIAFWSLVTLGSSFIPRERFWLLLLTRGLVGVGEASYSTIAPTLIADLFVADQRSRMLSVFYFAIPVGSGLGYIAGSKVKDVAGDWHWALRVTPGLGVLAVVLLFLVVREPPRGAVERHSHSPPLNPTSWWEDLRALARNPSFILSSLGFTAVAFVTGSLALWAPAFLLRSRVVLGETPPCLPGDSCSSSDSLIFGLITCLTGVLGVGLGVEISRRLRRSNPRADPLVCAAGLLGSSPFLFLSLACARGSIVATYIFIFIGETLLSMNWAIVADILLYVVIPTRRSTAEAFQIVLSHLLGDAGSPYLIGLISDRLRQGWPPSFLSEFRALQFSLMLCAFMGALGGAAFLGAAIFIEGDRRRAQLHVQGLLCEAGPADDRIVVPQRGRSTRVPVSSVLI is encoded by the exons ATGCGGTGGGCTCCTACCCGGG GTGGGATCGTCGGTGGGACCGTAGCGCGGGCGGGCGCGGCCCCCGGGACCATGTCCGGGTCCGACACCGCGCCCTTCCTCAGCCAGGCGGATGACACGGACGACGGGCCTGCGCCCGGCACCCCGGGGTTGCCTGGGTCCATGGGGAACCCGAAGTCCGAGGATCCCGAAGTCCCAGACCGGGAAGGACTGCAGCGCATCACGGGCTTGTCTTCGGGCCGTTCGGCTCTCATAGTGGCCGTGCTGTGCTACATCAACCTCCTGAACTACATGGACCGCTTCACCGTGGCTG GCGTCCTTCCGGACATTGAGCAGTTTTTCGACATCGGAGACAGTAGCTCTGGCCTTATCCAGACGG TGTTCATCTCCAGTTACATGGTGTTGGCACCTGTGTTTGGCTACCTGGGTGACAGGTACAATCGGAAGTACCTCATGTGCGGGGGCATTGCCTTCTGGTCCCTGGTGACACTGGGGTCGTCCTTCATCCCCAGAGAG CGATTCTGGCTGCTCCTCCTGACCCGGGGCCTGGTGGGGGTCGGGGAGGCCAGTTACTCCACCATCGCGCCCACCCTCATCGCTGACCTCTTCGTGGCAGACCAGCGGAGTCGGATGCTCAGCGTGTTCTACTTTGCCATCCCTGTGGGCAG TGGTCTGGGTTACATTGCAGGCTCCAAAGTGAAGGATGTGGCCGGGGACTGGCACTGGGCTCTGCGG GTGACACCAGGTCTAGGAGTGCTGGCTGTTGTGCTGCTGTTCCTGGTAGTACGGGAGCCACCAAGGGGAGCTGTGGAGCGCCACTCACACTCACCACCCCTGAACCCCACCTCGTGGTGGGAAGATCTGAGGGCTCTGGCAAGAAA TCCTAGTTTCATCCTGTCTTCCCTTggtttcactgctgtggcctttgtCACGGGCTCCCTGGCTCTTTGGGCTCCTGCTTTCTTGCTGCGTTCCCGTGTGGTCTTGGGGGAGACCCCCCCCTGCCTTCCTGGAGACTCCTGCTCTTCCTCTGACAG cctcaTCTTTGGGCTCATCACCTGCCTCACCGGGGTCCTGGGTGTGGGCCTGGGCGTGGAGATCAGCCGCCGACTCCGCCGCTCCAACCCCCGGGCTGACCCGCTGGTTTGTGCTGCTGGCCTCCTGGGCTCTTCAcccttcctcttcctgtcccTCGCCTGTGCCCGTGGTAGCATCGTGGCCACCTAT attttcatttttattggagagACACTGCTGTCCATGAACTGGGCCATTGTGGCTGACATTCTGCTG TACGTGGTGATCCCCACACGCCGCTCCACTGCTGAAGCCTTTCAGATCGTGCTGTCCCACCTGTTGGGTGACGCTGGGAGCCCTTACCTGATTGGCTTG ATCTCCGACCGCCTCCGCCAGGGCTGGCCCCCCTCCTTCTTGTCTGAGTTCCGGGCCCTGCAGTTCTCGCTCATGCTCTGTGCCTTCATGGGGGCACTGGGCGGCGCGGCCTTCCTGGGCGCTGCCATCTTCATTGAGGGCGACCGCCGGCGGGCCCAGCTGCACGTGCAGG GTCTGTTGTGTGAGGCCGGGCCGGCTGATGACCGCATTGTGGTGCCCCAGAGAGGACGCTCCACCCGGGTCCCCGTGTCCAGTGTGCTCATCTGA